Sequence from the bacterium genome:
TTCTCAGAACGCTGGTTCCATTTTCTCTCCTCAAAACTATCAACAGCTCGTCGAACGATTCGTGGGTCAAGGGTGCAGGGCAGATTCATTGAGAGGGAGTGAGGGGGCGTTTAGGCAAAACGACTAATCCTTCCCAAAGTCATTCAAATCATATTCTTTTAACTTGTAGAGGAGCGCTCGGTGGCTAATCTCAAGTAAGCGAGCAGCATGGGTCCGATTTCCCTTCGTCTGGACTAATGCCCTTTTAATGAGGCGAATTTCTAACGAACGAGATTGTTGTTTAATAGAGAGATTAGACTCGGATACTCCGATGTCAAAATCACCGTTAAGCCCCATTTTGCCACCGAGACTGCTATCAAAACTCCGCTGAATCGGTTCGGGCAGCGCGCTAACATCGAGGTTTTTTCCATCAGACATGACGAGTGCACGCTCAATGGCATTCTCAAGTTCCCTGATATTTCCACGCCATTCATAGCACAGAAGAGCTCTGAGAGCGTCAGGATGAAGCGCTCGCGAGGGGAGTCCCAACCGCTTGCTGTGTTTTTGAATGAAGTGATCTGCTAGGACGGGAATGTCTTCGGTACGCTCGTGTAGAGGCGGAAGATGGATGGCAACTACATTAAGGCGATAAAAAAGGTCCTCTCGAAACCGTCCGTCCTGCACATCTTGCTCTAAATCCCTGAGCGTAGCTGCGATAACCCGAACATCAACAGGAATGGTTTGTTCATCACCTACTCTTCGAATTTTTTGCTCTTGAAGGGCGCGTAGCAGCTTCACCTGAAGATGTGAGGGCATCTCTCCAATTTCATCAAGAAAAAGCGTGCCTCCATCAGCTTCTTCAAATAGCCCCCGCTTATCGCGAGAAGCATCTGTAAACGCTCCTTTTCGATGTCCAAAAAGCTCAGACTCCATGAGTGCTTCTGGAATAGCTCCACAGTTAATGGCGATAAAGGCCCCGCCTCTGCGTGGCGAGTTATGATGTATGGCACGCGCTAACAGCTCCTTTCCTGTTCCAGATTTCCCCGTAACGAGCACCGTGGTATTAAACTGAGATAGCCTTTTTACCTTCTCAAAAACTTCCTGCATCCCCTTACTTTTTGCGATGATGCTGCCAAAGCTGTATCGCCCTTCCACTTCAGAGCGGAGGACTGCGTTTTCCATGAGTAACTGCTCACGCTCTTCAACTTTTCGGAGGGTAAATACCAACTCCTGAATATCGAACGGTTTAGCAATATAGTCATACGCTCCGCGGCGCATGGCCTCTATTGCAAGGCTATGGTTCCCGAATCCAGTCATGAGAATTACAGCAGTATCTGGATTCTGAACTTTACACTGCTCAATAAACTCCATGCCGTTAATCACTGGCATCTGTAGATCGCACAAAACGATATCGACAGACTGCTCTGAAAGAAGTCGGAGAGCAGCTTGAGCATGCGCTGATTCCTGAACGTAGTACCCCGCAAGTTGCAAGTTAAGCTTAAGAGAGCTCCGTATCTGCTCATCATCATCGATGATAAGAATAGAAAGTGCTCGTTGCGAGCTTCTGACCTCTTCTGATATCACAGCCCCTTCCGGTTCTGTCATATCAGCCTCCCCCCATTTGCTGCATTGCAATATCTTCTACGATGAGAGCAAATTGCTCAGCGTAAAAGAGGTATAGTAAATTTGCCGCAACCAAGTACGGGCCAAAGGGAAGGTAAGAAGACCACTTGCCGCGACCGAGCAGTAAAAGGGCAATTCCCAGAAACGAGCCGAGCAAAGAGCCAACAAAAATCGTATAAAAAGCACCATTCAGACCGAAAAAAGCACCAGTTACCGCAAGTAACTTTACATCCCCAAGCCCAAGCCCCTGTTTTTTCCGTACGTATGTATAAAAGAGTGAAATAAGCAGGAGCGAGCCAGCTCCAGCAAGAACACCAATAAGGGCTTCAGATATATTACTCACGAAAGGAGGCGATTCAATAAACGGGGCATAGCCTTGAATAAGAGCGATCGTCAAACCGATAATCGTCGCTGGATAGGTAATCACATTAGGAAGGAGAAAGTACTCAATATCAATGAAACTCAACACGAGAAAAGCGGCACACAACAAATAGGCAACAATGGCTGTTGGAGTATCGAAGGTTGAGTAGCTCAGCCAAGCAAAGACTGCCGATAACAACTCGGTGAGAGGATACCGAAAAGAAATACCCGCCTGACAAAAGCCGCACTTTCCGCGTAAGAAGAGAAAACTGAAGAGCGGAATATTATGATACCACTTTAATTGCTCTCCACAGTGAGGACAGAAAGATCGGGGAGGGAAGGCAATGGTGACTCGTTGGGTAAAGTGAGGCGAATTCAAAATGACAGAATCTTGCTCGCTCTGGTTCTCCGCTTGCGCTTCATCAGAGTCCTCCTCAAGCATCTCTTCTATTCCTGAAGCTCTTCCCAAAGGGATGCGATACACACAGACGGAAAGAAAGCTTCCAATAATCAGACCAAAGAGAATAACGGCGAAATCTATCATAGAAAGGGATACCTTTTTCGCTTCACAGGTGAGGTGATCAGAAAGCGTCCGAGAAAGAGAAGGCCAACGCTTTCCGCAATACTTTCATCCACCTATTACACTTTTTAGGATTCAGAGGTCAGGGGAAAGTTTGTAAAAAACTTTCATAGCAGCAAACATTAGTTGTTTCAAGGGGTTAAGGAGGTCTGGCTCAATCCGCTCCGCAGATTTTGCAAGCCTGAGATAAGGAAAGAGAGGCGGGGGCGCTAGACCATACGCAACTACGAAAGGGCGCTCAAAAGAAGCACCCGAGAGACCTTCGTTTCTTCTGATACTTCGCTATTTTCTTTCTCTCGGAGTCGAGTGAGCAGCCCCTGAAAACTTTCTTTTCGAATAATCCCAGCAAACTCATTCCTGTAGTTTGAGATCAGGCCGATATTCTCGATGATCACATCATATACCTGCCAACCAGCATCAGAATAAATCAACTTATAGTCGAGGGGGAACTCTCCTCCGTCAAATGTGACTATCGTCTTTACAAGAGCTCGAGGATGGCGAAGTGTCTCGCTCTTAATCTCGACCATATTTTGTTCTACTTTTTCAATCCTTCCGATATATGTACGAGCAAGCATACCAGAGAAAAGATCAACGAACTCTTGTTGCTCCTCTGGGGTAATTGATTTCCAGTTTACTCCGAGAGACCGCTTTGCCATCTCTTTGAAATCGAACTTTGGTTCGATAATGTCTCTCATTTTATCCCGCCGCACCGTAGCGTTTTCCTCGCCCGCATTTTCCGTTACGACAGAGATGAGCTGATCTAATACAACTTGCATCTCGGCCCGAGGCGACGATGGCGCCTTTTCGTCAGCCCACAACGACTCAGGGGTGTACATCAAACACAGGACAAAGAAGGTGAATACCCCTACCGCAAATCGGACTCTCCCTGTGCTCTGCCTTTGTATCATATCGAAATATTTCATGAATTCCTGCCTATGTGTCTGGGATTGGATTAACTCTCGGAGTCTTCATCCTTGCTTCCGAATGAGTGCACTAACTTCCCAATAATATCCTCAATATCAACAACGGATTCCGTTTCAAAGAGCAGTGTTCCTGGCTCGATCTCAACATCCGAGGCGCCTCGAGAAATCTTTACATACCGGTCGCCAATAATCCCCTTCGTTCGAACTGATGCAATATCATCCTCAAAGAGCTTCACAGACTTATAAATTTGTAGAACTGTTTCTGCTTGCGGATCTTTCAATCGAATCTCTTTCACTTTACCAATTGGAACACCTGCAATCTCCACAGATGCTCCTGTCTTGAGACCCGAAATATTATCAAACTCTGCTAGCACTTCATAATCACCGGATGGAACGAACGATAATCCACCAAGACCGATAGCCTGATAACCGGCTGCAATAACGCCGAGGATCGTAAAAATCCCTACAAGGAGCTCAATAGTAAAGGTACGTCGCGGTATCTCTATCTCTGAGTTTTGGTTTCCGTTCTTCTTTTCTTCACTCACGTCCCACTTCCCTTTTCCGTCTCTCGTTTACTGTATGTGAATTGGTCCTTCTACTGACCCATGTAAAAACTGCACTACTTCAGGTCTCTTCGTTTGCTGAAATTCATCAGGTGTTCCCTCCATAATAATCCGACCTCCGAGGAGCATGACAACCCTGTCTGAAACTTGAAACACTTCGGGCAACTCATGACTAATTACAACACCCGTAAACC
This genomic interval carries:
- a CDS encoding sigma-54-dependent Fis family transcriptional regulator — protein: MTEPEGAVISEEVRSSQRALSILIIDDDEQIRSSLKLNLQLAGYYVQESAHAQAALRLLSEQSVDIVLCDLQMPVINGMEFIEQCKVQNPDTAVILMTGFGNHSLAIEAMRRGAYDYIAKPFDIQELVFTLRKVEEREQLLMENAVLRSEVEGRYSFGSIIAKSKGMQEVFEKVKRLSQFNTTVLVTGKSGTGKELLARAIHHNSPRRGGAFIAINCGAIPEALMESELFGHRKGAFTDASRDKRGLFEEADGGTLFLDEIGEMPSHLQVKLLRALQEQKIRRVGDEQTIPVDVRVIAATLRDLEQDVQDGRFREDLFYRLNVVAIHLPPLHERTEDIPVLADHFIQKHSKRLGLPSRALHPDALRALLCYEWRGNIRELENAIERALVMSDGKNLDVSALPEPIQRSFDSSLGGKMGLNGDFDIGVSESNLSIKQQSRSLEIRLIKRALVQTKGNRTHAARLLEISHRALLYKLKEYDLNDFGKD
- a CDS encoding prepilin peptidase; the protein is MIDFAVILFGLIIGSFLSVCVYRIPLGRASGIEEMLEEDSDEAQAENQSEQDSVILNSPHFTQRVTIAFPPRSFCPHCGEQLKWYHNIPLFSFLFLRGKCGFCQAGISFRYPLTELLSAVFAWLSYSTFDTPTAIVAYLLCAAFLVLSFIDIEYFLLPNVITYPATIIGLTIALIQGYAPFIESPPFVSNISEALIGVLAGAGSLLLISLFYTYVRKKQGLGLGDVKLLAVTGAFFGLNGAFYTIFVGSLLGSFLGIALLLLGRGKWSSYLPFGPYLVAANLLYLFYAEQFALIVEDIAMQQMGGG
- a CDS encoding ABC transporter substrate-binding protein; protein product: MKYFDMIQRQSTGRVRFAVGVFTFFVLCLMYTPESLWADEKAPSSPRAEMQVVLDQLISVVTENAGEENATVRRDKMRDIIEPKFDFKEMAKRSLGVNWKSITPEEQQEFVDLFSGMLARTYIGRIEKVEQNMVEIKSETLRHPRALVKTIVTFDGGEFPLDYKLIYSDAGWQVYDVIIENIGLISNYRNEFAGIIRKESFQGLLTRLREKENSEVSEETKVSRVLLLSALS
- a CDS encoding MCE family protein, which produces MELLVGIFTILGVIAAGYQAIGLGGLSFVPSGDYEVLAEFDNISGLKTGASVEIAGVPIGKVKEIRLKDPQAETVLQIYKSVKLFEDDIASVRTKGIIGDRYVKISRGASDVEIEPGTLLFETESVVDIEDIIGKLVHSFGSKDEDSES